TGGTGTTGAACCCCACGATGCAGCCGCCATGACCCTGTCCCTAGAGGCCGGTGAACGCATCCGTTTGCCTCAAGTTGGGCTGTTTGCGGATGGAGTGGCTGTTCGTGAGGTAGGTGAACACACTTTTGAATTGGCTCAAAAGTATGTCGATGACATCGTGACCGTTAGTACTGATGAAATCTGTGCAGCGATCAAAGATGTTTTTGAAGACACCCGCTCGATTCTCGAACCCGCCGGCGCTCTCGCTGTTGCTGGTCTCAAAGCAGATGTGAGCCGAAGGTCGCTCCAGAATCAAAATCTTGTTGCAGTGGCCTGTGGCGCGAACATCAATTTCGCGCGTCTGCGTTTTGTTGCCGAACGTGCCGAATTGGGTGAAGAACGCGAAGCGATGCTCGCCGTGGAAATACCAGAACGTCCGGGCAGTCTTCGCTGTCTGTGTGAATTACTGGCCGACCGGAGCCTGACTGAATTTTCCTATCGAATGCGAGCTGGTGACCAAGCCCATATTTTCATGGGCGTTCAGGTGAGCGGGCCCGATGACAGATCGTCCTTGATTGGCCATCTCAACACGCACGGCTATCCATGCCTTGATCTCAGTGACGATGAACTCTCCAAAGTTCATCTTCGGCACATGGTTGGAGGTCGGCTCCCTGCCAGTGCAACGACCAGCCATGTGCAGGAGCTGCTGTATCGCTTCGAGTTTCCAGAGCGACCAGGGGCCTTAATGCGCTTCGTTACGGCTTTGCATCGCGACTGGAGCATCAGCATTTTCCACTACAGAAACCATGGAGCCGATGTGGGTCGGATTGTGGTGGGTGTTCTTGTCAGTCCAAACGATCTCAAGGCTTGGCAATCCTTCCTTCGCGACCTTGGTTACAGCAGTTGGGAAGAAACGAGTAATCCTGCTTACCAACTGTTTCTTGGTGGATGATGAGGAGTGAAT
The window above is part of the Synechococcus sp. WH 8020 genome. Proteins encoded here:
- the ilvA gene encoding threonine ammonia-lyase, biosynthetic, yielding MDHYLPRILRARVYDVARETPLELANNLSRRLSNSVWLKREDLQPVFSFKLRGAYNRMAQLSEAELSLGVIASSAGNHAQGVALSASHLRCRAVIVMPVTTPGVKVDAVRQLGAEVVLHGETYDEAYAEARSRSEAEQLCFIHPFDDPEVIAGQGTVGMEILRQCHQPPDAIYVAVGGGGLIGGIAVYVKSLWPDVQIIGVEPHDAAAMTLSLEAGERIRLPQVGLFADGVAVREVGEHTFELAQKYVDDIVTVSTDEICAAIKDVFEDTRSILEPAGALAVAGLKADVSRRSLQNQNLVAVACGANINFARLRFVAERAELGEEREAMLAVEIPERPGSLRCLCELLADRSLTEFSYRMRAGDQAHIFMGVQVSGPDDRSSLIGHLNTHGYPCLDLSDDELSKVHLRHMVGGRLPASATTSHVQELLYRFEFPERPGALMRFVTALHRDWSISIFHYRNHGADVGRIVVGVLVSPNDLKAWQSFLRDLGYSSWEETSNPAYQLFLGG